In Papaver somniferum cultivar HN1 chromosome 1, ASM357369v1, whole genome shotgun sequence, a genomic segment contains:
- the LOC113279546 gene encoding uncharacterized protein LOC113279546, with translation METMNQRALRMKMDYLEGGRRPEDYKHSDIHRNLMLQILRDPTNFSDEVKISTLLRFHKDTCANLLLRLYSSIVDASKDMEILKEFEPILEDLNIKDQLTLQDAAYHDLRAKKQLFQMKADMSVFLKSSDSPLLEDEHFKKWMLQKSQCEDDVDYHNDEERLEGVEEAICRVLDNLRTLGADMSKYQDDDLNFQINDREATINQYTLLEDKATKTSEKVSELLEYGHPCASYISDLKRQVQILEKESAEGTVEKKAGSRSGQGKRR, from the coding sequence ATGGAAACGATGAACCAGAGAGCTCTCAGGATGAAGATGGATTATTTGGAGGGTGGACGTCGCCCGGAAGACTATAAACATTCCGATATCCACAGGAACCTTATGTTGCAAATTCTTAGAGATCCGACGAATTTCTCCGATGAAGTAAAGATTAGCACCCTTCTAAGATTTCACAAAGATACATGCGCCAATTTGCTTTTACGCCTTTATTCATCCATTGTTGATGCATCCAAGGACATGGAAATCCTTAAAGAATTTGAGCCTATACTGGAGGATCTCAACATTAAAGACCAGCTGACTCTTCAGGATGCTGCTTACCATGATTTGAGAGCAAAAAAACAGCTATTCCAGATGAAAGCTGATATGTCGGTCTTTTTAAAATCTTCCGACTCCCCCCTCCTAGAGGATGAGCATTTTAAGAAGTGGATGCTGCAAAAATCACAATGTGAGGATGACGTCGACTATCATAATGATGAGGAACGCCTAGAGGGTGTCGAGGAAGCAATATGCAGGGTACTTGATAATCTCCGAACGCTAGGAGCTGATATGTCCAAATACCAAGATGATGATCTCAATTTCCAAATCAATGATCGGGAAGCCACAATTAACCAGTACACGCTGCTGGAGGACAAAGCAACAAAGACATCAGAAAAAGTATCTGAGCTGTTGGAATATGGGCACCCCTGTGCGTCGTATATAAGCGATTTAAAACGTCAGGTTCAAATTCTGGAAAAGGAATCTGCTGAAGGAACGGTCGAGAAAAAGGCCGGTTCCAGATCCGGACAAGGAAAACGCCGGTAA
- the LOC113279536 gene encoding probable myosin light chain kinase DDB_G0279831 isoform X1: protein MDESWRMRMGLNSLPRRRSTEETSSDRLMMTTMRRNNNNSSRIITNESETSSSTTTTTSLDPENFCDVFGGPPRSIISRQFSSGDLITGNLKTSTETFYEGMFRSSEYVDRSKNNGKKILPSKKKKIDSGFYDDIFGSDDEDKRRSKWKSPSSEYSNTKNQNLKSNSSSVLSWEGELSPLRPSIAEDDVFFDTFTSTLRPVNIPGRRLYTSSMLVDEQHKKASTSDYPWISNNHENHNNQHDYIMNISNNNHNHNRMNSSTRFAFSHSISSPETISIDPNSCTSSSFTSNSVPKENGNPGESPSSVVSLQREYYPTFDQILKSTNRHHYQDYKMSPQEEEDHEEVMRSSYVIEISPERKRETNIDKRESVGIDEAIAWAKEKFQSQCAEIIQEITNHQQQQHLHQKISLRSFSPAKPITQREGDILLQSCSFKSLL, encoded by the exons atggatgaaTCTTGGAGAATGAGGATGGGATTGAACAGTCTACCAAGAAGAAGATCAACAGAAGAAACTTCATCGGATCGATTAATGATGACGAcaatgagaagaaataataacaaTAGTTCTCGGATTATTACAAATGAATCGgaaacatcatcatcaacaacaacgacAACAAGTCTTGATCCAGAAAATTTCTGTGACGTTTTCGGAGGACCACCGAGAAGTATAATTTCCCGCCAATTCTCTTCAGGAGATTTGATCACTGGGAATTTAAAAACAAGTACAGAAACATTTTACGAGGGAATGTTCAGATCATCTGAATACGTAGATCGGTCGAAAAATaatggaaagaagatattaccttcgaagaaaaagaagatcGACAGTGGATTTTACGATGATATCTTTGGATCAGATGATGAAGATAAAAGGAGATCAAAGTGGAAATCACCATCATCTGAATATTCGAATACTAAGAATCAGAATTTGAAATCGAATTCATCGTCGGTGTTGAGCTGGGAAGGAGAATTGAGTCCGCTTCGTCCATCCATTGCTGAAGATGATGTTTTCTTCGATACATTCACGTCTACGCTCAG GCCAGTTAACATCCCAGGTCGTCGGCTGTACACATCTTCGATGCTGGTTGATGAACAACATAAGAAAGCATCCACCTCGGATtatccatggattagtaataaccATGAGAATCACAATAATCAACATGATTATATCATGAATATCAGCAACAATAATCACAATCACAATAGAATGAACTCATCAACAAGGTTTGCATTTTCTCATAGTATATCATCACCAGAAACAATTAGTATCGACCCGAACTCATGCACATCAAGTTCATTCACTAGTAATAGTGTACCGAAAGAGAACGGTAATCCTGGAGAGTCACCATCCTCTGTTGTTTCTTTGCAAAGAGAATATTATCCAACATTTGATCAGATACTAAAAAGTACTAACCGCCAtcattatcaagattataaaatgtctccacaagaagaagaagaccaTGAAGAGGTGATGAGGTCTTCTTATGTAATTGAGATTAGTCCAGAAAGAAAACGAGAAACAAACATAGATAAAAGGGAATCTGTAGGAATCGATgaagcaattgcttgggcaaAAGAAAAGTTTCAGAGTCAATGTGCGGAAATAATCCAGGAAATAacaaatcatcaacaacaacaacatctgcATCAAAAGATTTCTCTGAGAAGTTTCAGTCCAGCAAAGCCAATTACACAAAGAGAAGGTgatattcttcttcaatcatGCAGCTTCAAATCTCTATTGTAA
- the LOC113279536 gene encoding probable myosin light chain kinase DDB_G0279831 isoform X2, translating to MDESWRMRMGLNSLPRRRSTEETSSDRLMMTTMRRNNNNSSRIITNESETSSSTTTTTSLDPENFCDVFGGPPRSIISRQFSSGDLITGNLKTSTETFYEGMFRSSEYVDRSKNNGKKILPSKKKKIDSGFYDDIFGSDDEDKRRSKWKSPSSEYSNTKNQNLKSNSSSVLSWEGELSPLRPSIAEDDVFFDTFTSTLRPVNIPGRRLYTSSMLVDEQHKKASTSDYPWISNNHENHNNQHDYIMNISNNNHNHNRMNSSTRFAFSHSISSPETISIDPNSCTSSSFTSNSVPKENGNPGESPSSVVSLQREYYPTFDQILKSTNRHHYQDYKMSPQEEEDHEEVMRSSYVIEISPERKRETNIDKRESVGIDEAIAWAKEKFQSQCAEIIQEITNHQQQQHLHQKISLRSFSPAKPITQREDKFLTRENGIRK from the exons atggatgaaTCTTGGAGAATGAGGATGGGATTGAACAGTCTACCAAGAAGAAGATCAACAGAAGAAACTTCATCGGATCGATTAATGATGACGAcaatgagaagaaataataacaaTAGTTCTCGGATTATTACAAATGAATCGgaaacatcatcatcaacaacaacgacAACAAGTCTTGATCCAGAAAATTTCTGTGACGTTTTCGGAGGACCACCGAGAAGTATAATTTCCCGCCAATTCTCTTCAGGAGATTTGATCACTGGGAATTTAAAAACAAGTACAGAAACATTTTACGAGGGAATGTTCAGATCATCTGAATACGTAGATCGGTCGAAAAATaatggaaagaagatattaccttcgaagaaaaagaagatcGACAGTGGATTTTACGATGATATCTTTGGATCAGATGATGAAGATAAAAGGAGATCAAAGTGGAAATCACCATCATCTGAATATTCGAATACTAAGAATCAGAATTTGAAATCGAATTCATCGTCGGTGTTGAGCTGGGAAGGAGAATTGAGTCCGCTTCGTCCATCCATTGCTGAAGATGATGTTTTCTTCGATACATTCACGTCTACGCTCAG GCCAGTTAACATCCCAGGTCGTCGGCTGTACACATCTTCGATGCTGGTTGATGAACAACATAAGAAAGCATCCACCTCGGATtatccatggattagtaataaccATGAGAATCACAATAATCAACATGATTATATCATGAATATCAGCAACAATAATCACAATCACAATAGAATGAACTCATCAACAAGGTTTGCATTTTCTCATAGTATATCATCACCAGAAACAATTAGTATCGACCCGAACTCATGCACATCAAGTTCATTCACTAGTAATAGTGTACCGAAAGAGAACGGTAATCCTGGAGAGTCACCATCCTCTGTTGTTTCTTTGCAAAGAGAATATTATCCAACATTTGATCAGATACTAAAAAGTACTAACCGCCAtcattatcaagattataaaatgtctccacaagaagaagaagaccaTGAAGAGGTGATGAGGTCTTCTTATGTAATTGAGATTAGTCCAGAAAGAAAACGAGAAACAAACATAGATAAAAGGGAATCTGTAGGAATCGATgaagcaattgcttgggcaaAAGAAAAGTTTCAGAGTCAATGTGCGGAAATAATCCAGGAAATAacaaatcatcaacaacaacaacatctgcATCAAAAGATTTCTCTGAGAAGTTTCAGTCCAGCAAAGCCAATTACACAAAGAGAAG ATAAATTTCTTACACGAGAGAATGGAATCAGAAAATGA